GGCTGTTACGGACAGACGTGGTTCTCAAGACAGTGCCCCCCACACCCCTCGTTCAGAGTGATAGCGTGTGTATCAGTGGGGTGGGGGTGGGTCGGTGACAAAGTAACGAGTAGTAGGTAGTAGATGAAAGAGAGTTTGTGAGTCAGGACGAAGTGCCTTCGATTCAGTCAGATAGACGCTATTCACTCACTCTCTCCGTATGACTAGTTAACTAGAACTAGATTATTGTATTATACCTTACGGTAGTAACATACATTTCCTCCTCATATCTATCTATATAATATATTCATCTGAACTCACACCTCGAGTCACCCTCTCCGCTCTCCCACCAGACCCTTTCGACCCCTTTCACTCTGAACGAGGGGTGCCTCTGGTAGAGACAATTTCTCTCTTGTTCCGGAAATCCGGACACAATACTCTCGTTCAGCGGTCATTGGAAGACACCCCGTTCAGAGTAAACTCGAGGTGAGACGTGCAATCAACCCACACCTCCCCAGTCGTTCACTGTGTTTCACTCTGAACGAGGGGTGTCTCACCCCCGAAAGTGATCCCCTATTCCGCCTCGCTACAGCCCACACCTTCAGCCCGTTTTCACTCTGCATCAGGGGCCACGGTCAATCAGCGAGTTGCATGCATAGATTCACAGTGGTGTTCGTTCACGGTACACTATGGCACGCCGAAGCGTCCTGTTTTCGCCCGGAGACCAACCAGCACTGCTTCGCAAAGCCGCACAAACGGCTGCTGACGTTGTCGTCTTCGACCTCGAGGATGCCGTCGCGCCGGGACAGAAAGATGCGGCCAGAGCCGGGGTCAGGGACGTGCTGACTGACCCGGCGTTCGATCCGGACTGTGAAGTGTGCGTGCGGGTGAACGCAGATCCAACCCGATGGCAGGCCGATCTCGAGGCCCTTCTCTCTGAATCAGTGACCGCCAACGCTGACGCTGAGACGCTACGCCTGGATAGCCTCATGCTCCCCAAAGTCACTGAACCAGGGGCCGTTCGTCGGCTCGAATCTGCACTCGAGGATGCTGGCCGGTCGTATCCCATCTTTGCGCTCATCGAACAGGCTGCGGGCGTTCTTGCAGCCCCCGAAATCGCAGCCGTCCCGGCGACGGATGCGCTGGTGTTTGGTGCTGAGGATCTTGCGGCGGATATCGGTGCGACGCGGACCGCCGACGGTACAGAAGTGCTCTACGCACGGGAGCGCGTCGTCCTCGCCGCAGCAGCTCACGACTGTACCGCCATCGACACGCTCGTGACTGACTTCGAGGACGAATCTGCCATTCGAGCGGATACAGCGTTCGCCGTGGAACTTGGCTACGACGGCAAACTGGCGATTCATCCTGCACAGGTCGACCCAATTAACGAGGAGTTCACTCCATCAGCCGACGACTGTGAGTGGGCCGTTCGGGTCCTCGAGGCGGCACGTGAGGCGGACGAAACCGGTCACGGCGTCTTCGAGGTTGGCGGTGAAATGATCGATGCGCCACTAATCAAACGAGCGAAACAAATCCGCAATCGGGCGATTGCGGCGCAAATATGGCCGCCGCATCAGTAATCCGTTGTCGCCTGTGTAGTATATTCACCCATTCATATTCCTTATATTGTTATTTTATGACTATGAGGTGCATTCGCCACGTTTATTTCGGTTTCCTCGAAATCCACAGGTAATGGCTTCCGACGTAAACCCGTTTGAAAGTCTGCAATCACAGATCGACGAGGCCGCCGCCCATCTCGATATTGAGGGCGACGTAATCGAGCGCCTCAAGCACCCAGAGCGCGTTCTCGAGACGAACCTCACCGTCGAACAGGACGATGGCTCGCTCGAGCGGTTCAAGGCGTTCCGCTCGCAGTTCAACGGTGACCGCGGCCCGTACAAGGGCGGCATTCGGTACCACCCAAACGTCTCGCGCGATGAGGTCAAAGCCCTCTCTGGCTGGATGACCTACAAGACCGCAATCGTCGACATTCCACTCGGTGGCGGCAAAGGCGGCATCATCATCGATCCGGCAGAGTACTCCGAAAGCGAACTCGAGCGACTGACACGTGCGTTCGCAACGGAACTGCGCCCACTGATCGGCGAGGACCGCGACGTTCCTGCACCTGACGTGAACACGGGCCAGCGGGAGATGAACTGGATCAAAGACACCTACGAGGAACTCGAGAACACCACCGAGCCAGGTGTCATTACCGGCAAGAACCTCGCAAGCGGCGGCAGTGAGGGTCGTGTCGAGGCAACCGGTCGATCGACAGTTATCGCCGCTCGCGAAGCCTTCGACTATCTCGGAAAGGACCTCGAGGGCGCAACGGTCGCAGTCCAGGGCTACGGGAACGCCGGTTGGATCGCTGCACACCTGATCGACGAGATGGGTGCAACGGTCGTCGCAGCCAGCGACTCCTCGGGTGGCATCTACAATCCTGATGGGTTCGACCCAGTTGCCGCGAAACACCACAAAAACGAGACCGGCAGCGTCGTGGGCTACGAGGAGAGCGAGGAAGAGATCACCAACGAAGATGTCCTCACCCTCGATGTCGACCTGTTGATCCCTGCTGCACTCGAGAACGCCATCGACGGCGACCTCGCACACGATGTCAAAGCGGACGTCATTTCGGAAGCTGCAAACGGTCCGCTGACGCCCGAAGCCGACCGCGTCCTCGAGGACGAAGACGTCTTCGTTATCCCAGATATTCTCGCGAACGCGGGCGGCGTCACCGTGTCGTACTTCGAGTGGGTCCAGAACCGCCAGCGCTTCTACTGGTCCGAAGAGCGCGTCAACAACGAACTCGAGACGATTATCGTCGATGCGTTCGACGCACTCGTCGAGAGCTACGAGGAACACGACCTCGACAATCCGCGGACGGCCGCCTACGTCGTCGCCATCGAACGCGTCGCGAACGCGTTCGAAGAGGCAGGCTCGTTCCCGTAATATCGACCACGAACGGGTCTGATTCGATCGACTACTGATTCTTTGTCTTCTCTTTTTGCCTTTCTCACGTGCGGGTCGACAGTCTCACTCAATTCGATTCGCTGCAACCTGACTCTCGCCGTGAGCGAGAGGAAGCGATCGTTTCCGGTTGTGAGTCCCTTTTGAAGCCCAGAACTGAAAGCCGCCTAGATCGTATGGCAGGCTCAGATCCACACGGGAGCTTCGACGAAATTCGCGATGAAGTCGACGGCAACCCGATGCTGAAGCTGCTCCCGTACGCAATACCGTACTGGATACCGCTGTGTATCGGCTTCGTCTCGACAATGATCAACCGCGCTGCACGGCTGTTTCCGGCCTTGATGCTCGCGGCAGCGATTGATCTCGTCGTCACCCAGTCGGGCGGCGTCGATCAACTGCTGGCAGCAACGGGGCTCGTTCCCACTGAACCAGTTCCAGAAGGGAACACGAGTGAGCGACTCTCGTTGCTGTATTATCTCGGGGCGTTAACGGTCGGAGCGTACATCATCCAGGCGATCACCCACTATCTGTCGCGGTACTTCTTCCAGACGACCGCACAGCACATCCAACACGATCTCCGAACGGACACCTACGACCACATGCAGCGGCTGTCGCTGTCGTTTTTCAACAACCATCAGACCGGCGGCATGATGGCCATTCTGAACAGCGACGTCAACCGCCTCGAGGAGTTCTTTAACAACGAACTGCGCCAGCTCACAGAAGCGGTGATGATCTTTACACTGGTTGGCGGGTACATGATTTATACGGCACCGTGGTTGGGTGCGCTGGTACTGCTTCCAGTGCCGATCATTGCGCTCGTGACGGCGAAGTTCATCATCTGGATCGAGCCGAAGTACAAACGCATTCGCGAACGCGTCGCCGTGCTCAACACGCGGCTATCGAACAATCTCGGCGGAGCAGCCATCGTCAAATCGTTCGACCGCTACGATGTCGAGAATAGCCGGGTCGCCGAACAGAGCAAAGGATATCGCGACGAGAAGATC
The Natronolimnobius sp. AArcel1 genome window above contains:
- a CDS encoding CoA ester lyase; translation: MARRSVLFSPGDQPALLRKAAQTAADVVVFDLEDAVAPGQKDAARAGVRDVLTDPAFDPDCEVCVRVNADPTRWQADLEALLSESVTANADAETLRLDSLMLPKVTEPGAVRRLESALEDAGRSYPIFALIEQAAGVLAAPEIAAVPATDALVFGAEDLAADIGATRTADGTEVLYARERVVLAAAAHDCTAIDTLVTDFEDESAIRADTAFAVELGYDGKLAIHPAQVDPINEEFTPSADDCEWAVRVLEAAREADETGHGVFEVGGEMIDAPLIKRAKQIRNRAIAAQIWPPHQ
- a CDS encoding Glu/Leu/Phe/Val dehydrogenase yields the protein MASDVNPFESLQSQIDEAAAHLDIEGDVIERLKHPERVLETNLTVEQDDGSLERFKAFRSQFNGDRGPYKGGIRYHPNVSRDEVKALSGWMTYKTAIVDIPLGGGKGGIIIDPAEYSESELERLTRAFATELRPLIGEDRDVPAPDVNTGQREMNWIKDTYEELENTTEPGVITGKNLASGGSEGRVEATGRSTVIAAREAFDYLGKDLEGATVAVQGYGNAGWIAAHLIDEMGATVVAASDSSGGIYNPDGFDPVAAKHHKNETGSVVGYEESEEEITNEDVLTLDVDLLIPAALENAIDGDLAHDVKADVISEAANGPLTPEADRVLEDEDVFVIPDILANAGGVTVSYFEWVQNRQRFYWSEERVNNELETIIVDAFDALVESYEEHDLDNPRTAAYVVAIERVANAFEEAGSFP